From the genome of Homo sapiens chromosome 19 genomic patch of type FIX, GRCh38.p14 PATCHES HG2021_PATCH, one region includes:
- the PSMC4 gene encoding 26S proteasome regulatory subunit 6B isoform 1 (isoform 1 is encoded by transcript variant 1), with product MEEIGILVEKAQDEIPALSVSRPQTGLSFLGPEPEDLEDLYSRYKKLQQELEFLEVQEEYIKDEQKNLKKEFLHAQEEVKRIQSIPLVIGQFLEAVDQNTAIVGSTTGSNYYVRILSTIDRELLKPNASVALHKHSNALVDVLPPEADSSIMMLTSDQKPDVMYADIGGMDIQKQEVREAVELPLTHFELYKQIGIDPPRGVLMYGPPGCGKTMLAKAVAHHTTAAFIRVVGSEFVQKYLGEGPRMVRDVFRLAKENAPAIIFIDEIDAIATKRFDAQTGADREVQRILLELLNQMDGFDQNVNVKVIMATNRADTLDPALLRPGRLDRKIEFPLPDRRQKRLIFSTITSKMNLSEEVDLEDYVARPDKISGADINSICQESGMLAVRENRYIVLAKDFEKAYKTVIKKDEQEHEFYK from the exons GATGAGATCCCAGCACTGTCCGTGTCCCGGCCCCAGACCGGCCTGTCCTTCCTGGGCCCTGAGCCTGAGGACCTGGAGGACCTGTACAGCCGCTACAAG AAGCTGCAGCAAGAGCTGGAGTTCCTGGAGGTGCAGGAGGAATACATCAAAGATGAGCAAAAGAACCTGAAAAAGGAATTTCTCCATGCCCAGGAGGAGGTGAAGCGAATCCAAAGCATCCCGCTGGTCATCGGACAATTTCTGGAGGCTGTGGATCAGAATACAGCCATCGTGGGCTCTACCACAG GCTCCAACTATTATGTGCGCATCCTGAGCACCATCGATCGGGAGCTGCTCAAGCCCAACGCCTCAGTGGCCCTCCACAAGCACAGCAATGCACTGGTGGACGTGCTGCCCCCCGAAGCCGACAGCAGCATCATGATGCTCACCTCAG ACCAGAAGCCAGATGTGATGTACGCGGACATCGGAGGCATGGACATCCAGAAGCAGGAGGTGCGGGAGGCCGTGGAGCTCCCGCTCACGCATTTCGAGCTCTACAAGCAG ATCGGCATCGATCCCCCCCGAGGCGTCCTCATGTATGGCCCACCTGGCTGTGGGAAGACCATGTTGGCAAAGGCGGTGGCACATCACACAACAG CTGCATTCATCCGGGTCGTGGGCTCGGAGTTTGTACAGAAGTATCTGGGTGAGGGCCCCCGCATGGTCCGGGATGTGTTCCGCCTGGCCAAGGAGAATGCACCTGCCATCATCTTCATAGACGAGATTGATGCCATCGCCACCAAGAGATTCGATGCTCAGACAGGGG CCGACAGGGAGGTTCAGAGGATCCTGCTGGAGCTGCTGAATCAGATGGATGGATTTGATCAGAATGTCAATGTCAAG GTAATCATGGCCACAAACAGAGCAGACACCCTGGATCCGGCCCTGCTACGGCCAGGACGGCTGGACCGTAAAATTGAATTTCCACTTCCTGACCGCCGCCAGAAGAGATTGATTTTCTCCACTATCACTAGCAAGATGAACCTCTCTGAGGAGGTTGACTTGGAAGACT ATGTGGCCCGGCCAGATAAGATTTCAGGAGCTGATATTAACTCCATCTGTCAGGAG AGTGGAATGTTGGCTGTCCGTGAAAACCGCTACATTGTCCTGGCCAAGGACTTCGAGAAAGCATACAAGACTGTCATCAAGAAGGACGAGCAGGAGCATGAGTTTTACAAGtga
- the PSMC4 gene encoding 26S proteasome regulatory subunit 6B isoform 2 (isoform 2 is encoded by transcript variant 2) → MEEIGILVEKAQDEIPALSVSRPQTGLSFLGPEPEDLEDLYSRYKEEVKRIQSIPLVIGQFLEAVDQNTAIVGSTTGSNYYVRILSTIDRELLKPNASVALHKHSNALVDVLPPEADSSIMMLTSDQKPDVMYADIGGMDIQKQEVREAVELPLTHFELYKQIGIDPPRGVLMYGPPGCGKTMLAKAVAHHTTAAFIRVVGSEFVQKYLGEGPRMVRDVFRLAKENAPAIIFIDEIDAIATKRFDAQTGADREVQRILLELLNQMDGFDQNVNVKVIMATNRADTLDPALLRPGRLDRKIEFPLPDRRQKRLIFSTITSKMNLSEEVDLEDYVARPDKISGADINSICQESGMLAVRENRYIVLAKDFEKAYKTVIKKDEQEHEFYK, encoded by the exons GATGAGATCCCAGCACTGTCCGTGTCCCGGCCCCAGACCGGCCTGTCCTTCCTGGGCCCTGAGCCTGAGGACCTGGAGGACCTGTACAGCCGCTACAAG GAGGAGGTGAAGCGAATCCAAAGCATCCCGCTGGTCATCGGACAATTTCTGGAGGCTGTGGATCAGAATACAGCCATCGTGGGCTCTACCACAG GCTCCAACTATTATGTGCGCATCCTGAGCACCATCGATCGGGAGCTGCTCAAGCCCAACGCCTCAGTGGCCCTCCACAAGCACAGCAATGCACTGGTGGACGTGCTGCCCCCCGAAGCCGACAGCAGCATCATGATGCTCACCTCAG ACCAGAAGCCAGATGTGATGTACGCGGACATCGGAGGCATGGACATCCAGAAGCAGGAGGTGCGGGAGGCCGTGGAGCTCCCGCTCACGCATTTCGAGCTCTACAAGCAG ATCGGCATCGATCCCCCCCGAGGCGTCCTCATGTATGGCCCACCTGGCTGTGGGAAGACCATGTTGGCAAAGGCGGTGGCACATCACACAACAG CTGCATTCATCCGGGTCGTGGGCTCGGAGTTTGTACAGAAGTATCTGGGTGAGGGCCCCCGCATGGTCCGGGATGTGTTCCGCCTGGCCAAGGAGAATGCACCTGCCATCATCTTCATAGACGAGATTGATGCCATCGCCACCAAGAGATTCGATGCTCAGACAGGGG CCGACAGGGAGGTTCAGAGGATCCTGCTGGAGCTGCTGAATCAGATGGATGGATTTGATCAGAATGTCAATGTCAAG GTAATCATGGCCACAAACAGAGCAGACACCCTGGATCCGGCCCTGCTACGGCCAGGACGGCTGGACCGTAAAATTGAATTTCCACTTCCTGACCGCCGCCAGAAGAGATTGATTTTCTCCACTATCACTAGCAAGATGAACCTCTCTGAGGAGGTTGACTTGGAAGACT ATGTGGCCCGGCCAGATAAGATTTCAGGAGCTGATATTAACTCCATCTGTCAGGAG AGTGGAATGTTGGCTGTCCGTGAAAACCGCTACATTGTCCTGGCCAAGGACTTCGAGAAAGCATACAAGACTGTCATCAAGAAGGACGAGCAGGAGCATGAGTTTTACAAGtga